Proteins encoded by one window of Candidatus Sumerlaea chitinivorans:
- a CDS encoding Peptidoglycan-binding LysM:Metallophosphoesterase:5'-Nucleotidase-like has product MLGRWKLADKPARRVGAWFMGVFVLFCVGGALAQVAGTAAVSETPNPLLGQEKRLEAPLKAGRATSGPLVARPARRMSTPPLVRRTFSTTEIMEMRRRAGLTTRPRQTSISSETLAQMRARQASQRKPTQFAARPTTVSMEVLLAHLRPTSAPQSMERAFSLLHSSNRRSSLEPCSCPAHPLGGIDREAKIAKLIAEGGQPQLKVDAGGYLRVPANEPSKIGVRYIAEALAKMQVDAVNVGTTDLSSGLNFLQDLQTSFSLPFVSANVRTQNGKLAFPAYRVSKLKLMNGKKVSVAIVGVTKPVDGRIPTAPQPDYEITDPVAALKETLPKAKKESDLIILLAYYTREDVPALLEKLGDTAKSIAIVVCGEFTAGKAKDYYMNNAQRVGNTWVLTGGFEGRQIGHAIVEVEDGKIVSIAPKLIEIEMFVPQDPDFTPYLTKFRSELDAFIGAFRSKQ; this is encoded by the coding sequence ATGTTGGGACGTTGGAAATTGGCTGACAAACCTGCTCGCCGAGTGGGGGCATGGTTCATGGGTGTTTTCGTGCTCTTCTGCGTCGGAGGCGCCCTCGCCCAAGTAGCTGGCACGGCAGCTGTTTCGGAAACCCCAAACCCTTTGTTGGGGCAAGAAAAGCGTCTCGAGGCGCCCTTGAAAGCGGGACGCGCAACGAGTGGTCCACTGGTTGCGCGACCAGCACGTCGGATGTCCACCCCACCACTGGTACGGCGAACCTTTAGCACGACCGAGATAATGGAAATGCGGCGTCGGGCTGGCTTGACGACGCGCCCCCGACAAACCAGCATTTCTTCAGAGACGCTTGCACAGATGAGGGCACGGCAGGCCTCTCAACGCAAACCCACCCAATTTGCAGCCCGGCCGACGACCGTGAGCATGGAGGTTTTGCTGGCCCATCTGCGCCCCACGAGTGCCCCGCAGTCTATGGAACGCGCCTTCTCGTTGCTGCACTCCAGCAATCGTCGTTCAAGCCTCGAGCCCTGCTCTTGCCCAGCTCATCCCCTCGGTGGCATTGATCGCGAAGCTAAAATCGCCAAACTTATTGCCGAAGGGGGCCAGCCGCAGCTCAAGGTAGACGCTGGGGGCTATTTGCGGGTGCCCGCAAATGAGCCGAGCAAAATCGGGGTTCGTTACATAGCAGAAGCTTTAGCAAAAATGCAAGTTGATGCGGTAAATGTCGGTACTACCGACCTCAGCAGTGGGCTCAATTTTCTACAGGATCTCCAAACGAGCTTTTCGTTGCCATTTGTTTCGGCAAACGTCCGCACCCAAAACGGGAAGTTAGCGTTTCCAGCGTATCGCGTAAGTAAGCTCAAGCTCATGAACGGCAAGAAAGTGAGTGTAGCGATTGTTGGGGTCACGAAGCCAGTGGACGGTCGCATTCCCACTGCTCCGCAGCCTGATTATGAGATCACCGATCCAGTGGCTGCGCTCAAGGAAACGCTGCCAAAGGCCAAAAAAGAAAGCGACCTCATCATTCTTTTGGCGTACTACACGCGCGAGGATGTCCCCGCGCTGCTTGAAAAGTTAGGCGATACCGCTAAGAGCATTGCCATCGTGGTGTGCGGAGAGTTTACTGCCGGCAAGGCGAAGGACTACTACATGAACAACGCCCAACGCGTTGGCAACACGTGGGTCCTCACGGGAGGCTTCGAAGGACGGCAAATCGGTCACGCGATCGTGGAAGTCGAAGATGGCAAGATTGTCAGCATTGCCCCAAAGCTTATAGAGATTGAAATGTTTGTGCCGCAGGATCCCGACTTTACCCCCTACCTAACCAAGTTCCGTAGTGAACTGGATGCGTTCATCGGCGCTTTCCGTAGCAAACAATAG
- a CDS encoding TPR repeat, producing MASRITLFVAGLALFAGVVNAGPAARPLEGRRQAIEYLAHGKALASNGQLEQAAEAVQKSVSLAPSPAAYCELGRIYARLGRKDEAREAFEKALELNPEYELAKAELAKLGVRSQASRRRSAHGASSEEGEESARTNVDALQSEVETIQSLRKPEVAPDDATPEPRPLIGRVGLLLPKPPKVSSEAFSPPIPRSPQNAIPVGGVRDQVIPQQPVEIVHEVPAREIVNAEQPQDKRGKSAQAQTGAGSKPSGAKRGFEARKPAMGNQEEGQDIEIRDHAPERVSEGGKGPGPTEGGRPTAEEVNRVAFSEESRAERGSIGYGNREKVALGTFAFHREKADSYRKSERWVEAANEYEQALRLNPNDVETRALLAEALARAGELDAAEAQFDRAIAQNPNEPQIYYRRGNVYRELRRLDLAIGAFRRALELDPKHKFARNNLGVVYMEKGEYAKAAEQFKKVLELDPNYEKALLNLGIIYDDHLQDKQQALKYYERYLQVGGSRADEVRRWANSIRESLGKNAQ from the coding sequence ATGGCGAGCAGAATCACACTTTTCGTGGCTGGATTGGCACTATTCGCCGGAGTCGTGAATGCAGGACCGGCTGCGCGACCGCTTGAAGGGCGTCGTCAGGCGATCGAGTACCTTGCTCATGGCAAGGCTCTCGCAAGCAACGGGCAGCTCGAACAAGCTGCCGAGGCGGTTCAAAAATCCGTGAGCCTCGCACCCTCGCCGGCAGCCTATTGCGAGTTGGGACGGATCTATGCCCGGTTAGGGCGTAAGGACGAAGCTCGGGAAGCTTTTGAGAAAGCCCTCGAGCTCAATCCTGAGTATGAACTCGCAAAGGCGGAGTTGGCCAAACTTGGTGTCCGCAGTCAGGCGAGTCGCCGACGTTCAGCGCATGGGGCCTCGAGTGAGGAAGGCGAGGAGTCTGCCCGCACCAACGTCGACGCGCTTCAGTCGGAAGTCGAGACCATCCAATCCCTTCGCAAGCCCGAAGTCGCACCTGACGATGCGACCCCAGAACCTCGGCCTCTCATTGGTCGGGTCGGACTCCTTTTGCCAAAGCCGCCAAAAGTCAGCAGTGAAGCTTTTTCCCCACCTATTCCCCGTAGCCCCCAGAATGCGATCCCTGTCGGAGGAGTGCGCGACCAGGTCATCCCTCAGCAGCCGGTCGAAATCGTTCATGAGGTTCCTGCTCGTGAAATCGTGAACGCCGAACAACCGCAGGATAAGCGCGGGAAGAGCGCTCAGGCGCAGACGGGTGCGGGCTCAAAGCCATCAGGAGCTAAGAGGGGATTCGAGGCGCGGAAGCCAGCGATGGGGAATCAAGAAGAAGGTCAGGATATTGAGATACGGGATCATGCCCCAGAACGCGTTTCTGAAGGTGGGAAAGGTCCTGGGCCCACTGAAGGCGGGCGGCCGACGGCAGAAGAAGTGAACCGGGTCGCTTTTAGCGAAGAAAGTCGGGCGGAGCGAGGATCCATAGGTTACGGTAATCGCGAGAAGGTGGCTCTTGGAACATTCGCTTTTCACCGGGAGAAGGCCGATTCTTATCGCAAGTCGGAGCGTTGGGTCGAGGCTGCAAACGAATATGAGCAGGCTTTGCGACTGAATCCAAATGATGTGGAGACGCGAGCCTTACTTGCAGAGGCCTTAGCTCGTGCAGGTGAGCTGGACGCGGCTGAGGCGCAATTTGATCGTGCCATCGCTCAAAATCCTAATGAGCCGCAAATTTACTACCGGCGTGGCAATGTGTATCGAGAATTGCGCCGCCTCGACCTCGCGATTGGTGCATTTCGCAGAGCTTTGGAGCTCGATCCTAAACACAAATTCGCTCGCAACAACTTGGGGGTTGTTTACATGGAAAAGGGCGAATATGCGAAAGCCGCTGAGCAGTTCAAAAAAGTTCTCGAGCTCGACCCAAACTATGAAAAAGCCCTACTGAACCTCGGCATCATCTACGATGATCATCTCCAGGATAAGCAACAAGCGTTGAAATACTACGAGCGGTACCTACAAGTTGGGGGGAGCCGAGCGGACGAGGTGCGGCGTTGGGCCAATAGCATCCGAGAGTCGTTGGGGAAAAATGCCCAGTGA
- a CDS encoding RNA polymerase sigma factor RpoE — translation MSRVAEPLDLHDEVVESEPEQRALLPREEPETVLENDFENQENLLIEEPTPSEEEQRFLTAEEEREIIRRVQQGDRAAFEQLVAAYEQKAYYTALQFVNNPEDAKDLSQDCFVKAYKAIKTFDINSPFFPWFYKIIKNHCLNFLKKNQRVRSDYMSQMEEDNHQQFEDSRQPTPSDWFVNDDVRHKLWQAIERLKPDFREIIVMKHFHNLSYKEIAEALQIPIGTVMSRLFNARQELREKYEEVLKGK, via the coding sequence TTGTCACGCGTAGCCGAACCCCTCGATCTGCACGATGAGGTGGTGGAGAGCGAGCCAGAGCAGCGTGCTTTGCTTCCACGGGAGGAACCAGAAACAGTGCTGGAGAACGACTTCGAAAACCAAGAGAATCTCCTTATTGAAGAGCCTACCCCGAGCGAGGAAGAACAGCGCTTCCTCACGGCGGAAGAAGAAAGGGAGATTATACGCCGAGTCCAGCAAGGCGACCGTGCGGCTTTCGAACAGCTGGTCGCTGCCTATGAACAGAAAGCCTATTACACGGCACTGCAGTTTGTGAACAATCCAGAGGATGCGAAGGATTTGTCCCAAGACTGCTTCGTCAAGGCGTACAAAGCAATCAAGACGTTCGATATTAACTCTCCATTCTTCCCGTGGTTTTACAAAATCATCAAGAATCACTGCCTGAACTTCCTAAAGAAAAACCAACGGGTGCGTAGCGACTATATGTCGCAAATGGAGGAGGACAACCATCAGCAATTTGAAGACTCGCGCCAGCCAACGCCGAGTGACTGGTTCGTCAACGATGACGTTCGACACAAGCTGTGGCAGGCCATCGAGCGGCTCAAACCCGATTTCCGCGAAATCATCGTGATGAAGCACTTCCACAACCTCTCCTATAAGGAGATTGCGGAAGCACTCCAGATTCCAATCGGAACGGTGATGAGTCGTCTGTTCAATGCGCGTCAGGAACTGCGGGAGAAATACGAAGAAGTTTTGAAAGGCAAATAG
- a CDS encoding Cysteine desulfurase, producing the protein MSKNTEFPFDLRSEFPIKEQYVFLNHAGVAPIPVSTQMAITEFARDAAEEGPANYAAWLHGMAQAREAAARLINAEPRDICFTHNTTHGILIIANSINWRPGDNIVGFAHEFPANVHPWRNLAERGVELRLVAEQPDYRFRLDDVIAAIDERTRLLAVSWVEYGTGVRNDIAALAQICTERGVMFFLDAIQGLGVLPLDVQEIPVDFLSADGHKWLLAPEGCGILYVRRSRIPELNLNMCGWCGLANPQDYDNYDQPYKPDARRFEEGSHNLMTIHALGSSLRLLLDVGLERIGARVQELTEYVIEGVRRKGYSIITPTDVASRAGIVSFIKEGISPSEIVQQLQERKILIAARRGFLRVSPHFYNDESELDQLLDALP; encoded by the coding sequence ATGAGCAAGAATACTGAGTTTCCGTTCGATCTGAGAAGCGAGTTTCCAATCAAGGAGCAGTACGTTTTTCTCAACCATGCAGGTGTGGCGCCTATCCCTGTTTCCACGCAGATGGCGATCACAGAATTCGCCAGAGATGCTGCTGAGGAAGGTCCGGCGAACTATGCCGCATGGCTGCATGGAATGGCACAGGCGCGGGAGGCTGCAGCTCGCCTTATCAATGCTGAACCTCGCGATATTTGTTTCACCCACAACACCACGCACGGGATCCTAATTATTGCGAACTCGATTAACTGGCGCCCCGGTGACAACATTGTTGGGTTTGCCCATGAGTTCCCCGCAAATGTTCACCCTTGGCGAAATCTGGCTGAGCGGGGCGTTGAGTTGCGACTGGTTGCTGAACAGCCGGATTACCGTTTTCGATTGGATGACGTTATTGCTGCAATAGATGAGCGAACCCGTCTCCTCGCGGTCTCATGGGTGGAATATGGCACGGGGGTGCGCAACGACATCGCAGCTTTGGCCCAGATTTGTACCGAGCGCGGCGTGATGTTCTTCTTGGACGCTATCCAAGGCTTGGGCGTTCTACCTTTGGACGTTCAGGAAATTCCTGTCGATTTTCTCTCAGCAGATGGCCACAAGTGGCTCTTGGCGCCTGAGGGGTGTGGTATTCTTTACGTGCGGCGCTCGCGGATCCCGGAGCTGAATCTGAACATGTGTGGTTGGTGTGGTCTTGCCAATCCGCAGGATTACGACAACTACGATCAGCCGTATAAGCCAGATGCGCGGCGTTTTGAGGAAGGGTCCCATAACTTGATGACCATTCATGCTTTAGGAAGTTCTCTCCGCCTTCTTCTTGACGTGGGACTCGAGCGAATCGGTGCCAGAGTTCAGGAGCTCACGGAGTATGTAATCGAAGGGGTTCGAAGAAAGGGATACTCAATCATCACACCGACAGACGTGGCCAGCCGCGCGGGAATTGTGAGTTTCATCAAGGAAGGGATCTCCCCTTCCGAAATCGTTCAGCAACTTCAGGAGCGCAAGATTCTCATTGCTGCTCGGCGGGGCTTCTTGCGGGTCTCCCCGCATTTTTACAATGATGAGTCGGAACTCGACCAACTGCTCGATGCTCTGCCGTGA
- a CDS encoding 4-hydroxy-tetrahydrodipicolinate synthase, giving the protein MSLPMPDSEVLATLRRGVVIPASPLALDAEKRLDTRRQTALMRYYCAAGAGGVAVAVHTTQFEIRDAATRMFEQVLETCSRAIDEAGRAQRRRIVKIAGVCGRTTQALDEARKAADFGYDAALLSLAALQNSSEEELIRHCQAVSQIIPLVGFYLQPAVGGRILPFSFWRRFVEIENVVAIKIAPFNRYQTLDVVRAVALAGRDEEIALYTGNDDNIIADLLTPFTLQTQAGPVRLRIRGGLLGQWSVWTRTAVRLLHEIHEALATSDHIPISLLEKNAQLTDANAAIFDAAHGFAGCIAGIHEVLRRQGLLEFTHALDEKVQLSPGQAEEITRVTRDYPWLPDDDFVSAHLAEWLD; this is encoded by the coding sequence ATGTCGCTTCCCATGCCTGATTCGGAAGTTCTTGCCACGCTGCGCCGGGGGGTCGTGATTCCGGCAAGTCCGCTCGCTCTGGACGCGGAGAAAAGGCTCGATACGCGTCGTCAAACGGCCCTCATGCGCTATTACTGCGCAGCAGGCGCTGGCGGGGTTGCTGTAGCAGTGCACACCACGCAGTTTGAGATTCGAGACGCCGCAACTCGCATGTTCGAACAGGTGCTGGAAACCTGCTCGCGTGCGATCGATGAAGCCGGACGTGCCCAGCGCCGACGAATTGTAAAAATCGCAGGCGTGTGTGGGCGTACAACGCAAGCATTAGACGAAGCCCGCAAAGCTGCAGATTTCGGCTACGACGCCGCACTACTCAGTCTTGCTGCTCTTCAGAATTCATCCGAGGAAGAGCTAATTCGGCATTGCCAAGCAGTGAGTCAGATCATTCCGCTCGTCGGTTTCTATCTTCAACCCGCCGTAGGGGGCAGAATCTTGCCCTTCTCATTCTGGCGTCGGTTCGTAGAAATAGAAAACGTCGTCGCTATCAAGATTGCCCCATTCAATCGCTATCAGACGCTTGACGTCGTGCGAGCAGTTGCACTGGCCGGTCGGGATGAGGAAATTGCCCTCTACACGGGCAACGACGATAACATCATTGCGGATTTACTCACCCCATTTACGCTGCAAACCCAAGCGGGACCCGTGCGCCTACGCATTCGCGGTGGACTCTTGGGACAGTGGAGTGTTTGGACGCGCACCGCGGTCCGGCTTCTCCATGAAATTCACGAGGCGTTGGCAACGTCAGACCACATCCCAATCAGCTTACTTGAAAAGAATGCCCAGCTAACCGATGCAAACGCGGCCATCTTTGACGCTGCCCACGGTTTTGCCGGGTGCATCGCAGGCATCCACGAAGTCCTGCGACGGCAAGGGCTGCTCGAATTCACACATGCGTTGGATGAGAAGGTTCAACTCTCGCCGGGGCAAGCGGAAGAAATCACTCGGGTGACGCGCGACTACCCGTGGCTCCCAGATGATGACTTCGTGAGTGCACACCTTGCCGAATGGCTCGACTGA